From a single Mobula birostris isolate sMobBir1 chromosome 13, sMobBir1.hap1, whole genome shotgun sequence genomic region:
- the LOC140206824 gene encoding uncharacterized protein — protein sequence MAHQRVHTGEQPFTCPDCGKGFTYSSKLKVHQRVHTGERPFTCKDCGKGFTCSSKLKVHQRVHTGEWPVTCSDCGMGFIRLSNLKVHERVHTGERPFTCADCGKGFIRSCQLKVHQRIHTGDWPFTCSDCGKGFISASKLKVHQRVHTGERPFTCSDCGKGFISSSKLKIHQRVHTGEKPFNCSDCGKGFTRSSKLKVHQRLHTGERPFTCSDCGKGFTSSSQLKVHQHVHTGERPFTCSDCGKGFTLSPHLLRHQLVHTGAWPFTCSVCGKGFTDSAFLQRHQSVHTGKWQFSCSVCGKGFNRSSHLVTHQSAHTGEWPFTCSDCGKGFISSSQLKIHQRFHTGERPFTCSDCGKGFTMSSHLKVHQRVHTGERPFTCSDCGKGFASSFQLVAHQRVHTGERPFTCSVCGKGFTRSCQLQRHQRVHSGERPFTCSDRGKRFA from the coding sequence atggctcaccagcgagttcacaccggggagcagccgttcacctgcccagactgcgggaagggattcacttactcatctaaactgaaggtacatcagcgagttcacactggagagaggccattcacctgcaaagactgtgggaaaggattcacttgctcatctaaactgaaggtacatcagcgagttcacaccggggagtggccagtcacctgctcagactgtgggatgggattcaTTCGGTTATCTAATCTGAAAGTACatgagagagttcacactggagagaggccattcacctgcgcagactgtgggaagggattcattcggtCATGtcagctgaaggtacatcagcgaatccACACTGGAgattggccattcacctgctcggactgtgggaagggattcatttcagcatctaaactgaaggtacatcagagagttcacactggagaaaggccattcacctgctcagactgtgggaagggattcatttcatCATCTAagctgaagatacatcagcgagttcacactggggagaagcctttcaactgctcagactgtgggaagggattcacgcgGTCATCTAAACTAAAGGTACATCAGAGactccacactggggagaggccattcacctgctcagactgtgggaaaggattcacttcgtcatctcaactgaaggtacatcagcatgttcacactggggagcggccgttcacctgctcagactgtgggaagggattcactttgtcacctCACCTACTAAGACACCAGTTAGTTCATACCGGggcgtggccattcacctgctcagtctgtgggaagggattcactgattCAGCcttcctacagagacaccagtcagttcacactgggaagtggcagttctcctgctcagtctgtggcaaGGGATTCAATCGGTCATCTCACCTCGTGACACACCAGTCAGCCCACACaggggaatggccattcacctgctcagactgtgggaagggattcatttcgtcatctcaactgaagatacatcagcgatttcacactggggagaggccattcacctgctcagactgtgggaagggatttactatgtcatctcatctgaaggtccatcagagagttcacactggggagcggccattcacctgctcagactgtgggaagggatttgcttcATCATTTCAACTGGTggctcatcagagagttcacacaggggagaggcctttcacctgctcagtctgtgggaagggattcactcggtcatgtcaactacagagacaccagcgagttcacagtggagagaggccgttcacctgctctgaccgTGGGAAGCGATTCGCTTAG